TAGACGGATTCAAGGCGGTCAACGACACGCATGGACATGAGGTAGGCGATCAGTTGCTGGCGACTCTGGCCAAGCGAATGACGCAGGCACTGCGCGATGGCGATACACTCGCTCGCCTTGGTGGAGATGAATTTGTCGCCGTGCTGGTTGACCTGCCCGACATTGAGGCCAGCGTCCCGGTCCTCACGCGGTTGCTTGAGGCCGCAGCGCTGCCGTTTCACGCTGGTGACATCGTGCTCAACGTCAGTGCCAGCCTGGGCGTGACCTTCTATCCGCAAGACGAGGAGGCTGATGCCGACCAACTGTTACGTCAAGCCGACCAAGCCATGTATCAGGCCAAGCTGGCCGGCAAGAACCGCTACCACCTGTTCGATGCTGTTCACGATGAAGAAGTGCGCGGACACCATGAAAGTCTGGAGCGGATCAAACATGCGCTGGGTGAACGTTAATTCGTTCTCTACTACCAACCGAAGGTGAACATGCGCACGGGCAAGGTCACGGGCGCTGAGGCTTTGATTCATTGGCGGCATCCAGAGCGGGGCCTGCTGCCGCCCAGCGTCTTCCTGCCGGTGGTGGTGGGGATGTGGTCATCAATGTGGTTGTGGTCTGCTCCATCCTTCCAGGGTGCAGATGTAGGTCTTCCCATTTATGGGGCGAGGTCTGGCTGGTCAACATCCAGGGCCTTTTTGCCTTCCCTGCGATTTTAGAGTAGCAGTAGAGTACCAGAAGGGGGCAAAGAGAAAAGGCTTAGTGCCGTTAGAAGCTAAGCCTTTGATTTTATGGAGCAATGGCCGGAATCGAACCGCGAACCTACTGATTACGAACCAAACAATGGCATTTTAACATATTGTTTTTAATCAGCTTTTATCGGGCGTCCGTTGCGCTAAACCCCGTACAGATCACGACGAATCACAACCAATCCACGCAAAAAACCCGCAGTCTTTGCACACCGACTGGCCCCGGCCCTGGTCGGGCACCCAGGGCGCACCGAGCAACTTCCTCACAGGGGCCAACTATAGGGGAGTCAATACCTTGCTATTGGGCCTGGCGGCCCACCAGCAAGGGTACGACAGACCCCTCTGGGCCACCTTCAAGCAGTGGCGGCTCAAAGGTGCCACGGTGCGCCGGGGCGAGCACGGCACCTTGGGAATTTTTTACAAGCCCGAGACTTTCCGGGACGAGAACACCGGCAAGGACGTTACCATCCCCATCCTCAAGCATTTTTTCCTGTTCAACTTGGCCCAGGTCGAAGGCATTGAGGTCGAGCCCCTAACCCCACTGAGCCGGGTTGAACGCAACCAGCAGGTGGACCGCTTCATCCAGGGCACCGGCGCGGTGATCCACGAACAGGGCCACCGTGCCTACTACTCACCCAGCACCGACCACATCTGGATGCCGCCGATCCACGCCTTTACCGACCAGCAAGCCTTCTACAGCACCCTGTTCCACGAACTAGGACACTGGACCGGTCATGCGGACCGGCTGGACCGCAAAGACGGCATGGACAGTCGCTTTGGTGACCAGGCCTATGCCATGGAAGAGCTGGTGGCCGAACTGGCCTCCTGCTTCCTGAGCATCCAACTCCAGGTCAGCCACGAACCCAGGGCCGACCATGCCCAGTACCTCAACCACTGGCTACAGGTGCTCAAGGACGATTCCAAGGCGTTCAGCTCGGCAGCCAGCAAGGCGCAGGTGGCTGCGGATTACCTGCTGGTGGTGAAGACGCGCAGCCTGATGGCGGCGTAGATGACGAAAGCCAAGGATGGTGCCCGCGAAATGCTGTGCTAGTATTCAGAAATCCAGCCGAAGGACTGGGGCAGGCAGGGCGCACAAATGTACAAGAAGAAACTGTCAGAAACCGACATCCGCACCAAGTTCATCACCCCAGCCATCATCAAGGCAGGCTGGGATGTGCACACACAAATCCGCGAAGAAGTCGCCCTGACCAGTGGCAAGATTCTGGTCCGTGGTCAAAAGCACAAGCGCGGCGCGCCCAAGTTCGCCGACTACATCCTCTACTACAAACCCAACATTCCCATCGCCGTCATTGAGGCCAAGGACAACAGCCACGCCCTGGGCGATGGCATGCAACAGGCGCTCAATTACAGCCAGATGCACGGTGATCTGCCTTTCGTGTTCAGCTCCAATGGCGATGGCTTCCTGTTCCACGACCGCACCCAGACCCAAGGCCAGATCGAAACCGAGTTGAGCCTCGACCAATTCCCCAGCCCCGACGACCTCTGGCAAGGCTACTGCACCCACCACGGCCTGACCGAACCGGCTTGCTCTGGGAGGCTTTGCAGGAAGGGGTCGGCAAGGACCCTGATCCCTTCGATCTCATCTGCCACATCGCCTACGGCCAGCCCCCGCTGACCCGAAAAGAGCGGGCCAACCAAGTGCGCAAGCGCAACTACTTCAGCCAGTATCAGGACAAGGCACGACTGGTGCTGGATGCCCTGCTGGACAGGTAGGCCGACCAAGGCATCGAGAACATCGAGGAGACCAGCATCCTCAATGTGCCGCCCTTCAATGAGATCGGCACGCCCATCGAAATCGTGCGGATGTTTGGTGGCAAGCAGGGTTATCAAACTGCCATCCAAGAGTTGCAGATGCAGCTATACACATAAAAGACTAGACTCTGCGCATAAATCCAAAGGGGCTAGCCATGACACAACAGACCCACCAGAACACCACGCGAACCAACATCGTCCTCAATACCGAGCTGGTGCAAACCGCCCTGCGCATGACCGGCCTGAAGACTCGGCGCGAATTGGTTGACTATGCCCTGCGCGAGCTAGTGCGCCATCAGCAGCAGATGAAACTGCTGGAGCTAAAGGGCAAGGTCAACTGGGAAGGTGACTTGGATACCATGCGCATCAGCCAAACGCCGGAGGATTGGGCTTGATACTGGTGGACAGCAGCGTCTGGATCGACTTCTTCAGGGGGCAGGACGCACCGCATGTCCAACAGCTGGAGCAAGCCATCCGCAACCGTAGGGACCTTGCCATCTGCGGCATCATCCTGACCGAAACCCTGCAAGGCATCCGCAACGACACGCGATACAGGCAGGTCAAGGACCACTTCAGTTCCCTCATCCTGCTACCGATGGAGCAGCCGGTGTTCATAGGTGCCGCCGACATCTACCGGACACTGCGCAAGCAAGGTCAAACCATTCGCAAAACCAACGATTGCATCATCGCCGCCACGGCCATCCATTACCGTAGCCAGTTGCTGCATAACGACAGAGATTTTGTTGTGCTCAGTCGCCACACACCCTTGGAATTGTTGCAAGCATGAGCATCACCACCACCATAAAATCCATCCAGGACATCATGCGCAAGGACGCCGGGGTCGATGGCGATGCCCAGCGCCTTGGCCAGCTCGGCTGGCTGCTGTTCCTCAAGATCTTCGATGACCAAGAGCAGGAGCTGGAACTCACCTACGACGACTACCAATCCCCCATCCCCGAGCAGCTGCGCTGGACCCACTGGGCCACCGACCCCGAAGGCATCACCGGCGACAGCCTGCTCGACTTCGTCAACAACGACCTGTTCGATGCACTCAAAACCCTCAGCCTGCGCAACAAAAGCCCGCGCGCCTGCGTCGTCCAAAGCGTGTTCGAAGATGCCTACAACTACATGAAGAACGGCACCCTGCTGCGTCAGGTCATCAACAAGCTCAACGAGATCGACTTCAACCGCAGCGCCGACCGCCACACCTTCAACGACATCTACGAGAAAATCCTCAAGGACCTGCAAAATGCCGGTAACGTCGGAGAGTTCTACATCCCCCCCGCGCCGTCACCCAATTCATGGTCGATCAGATCGACCCCCAGCTCGCCGAGCAGATACTCGACCCGGCCTGCGGCACCGGTGGCTTTCTTGCCTGCGCCATCGAGCACCTGCGCAACCACCATGTGCAGAGCCTGGAACACCGCGACCAGCTCCAGAGCGCCATCCACGGCATCGAAAAGAAGCAGCTGCCGCACCTGCTCTGCACCACCAACATGCTGCTGCACGGCATCGAAGTGCCCAGCCAGGTGGTCCACGACAACGCCCTCACCCGGCCCCTGCGTGACTACGGCCCGCAGGACGAGGTGGACGTCATCCTCACCAACCCGCCCTTCGGTGGCATGGAAGAGGACGGTATCGAAAAGAACTTCGGCAGCTTCAGCACCCGCGAGACCGCCGACCTGTTTCTGGTGCTGATCATGCGCCGCTTGAAACACAAGGGCCGCGCCGCCATGGTCCTGCCTGACGGCTTCCTCTTCGGCGAAGGCATCAAGACCCGCATCAAGGAAAAGCTGCTGACCGAGTGCAACCTGCACAGCATCGTCCGCCTGCCCAACGGCGTCTTCAACCCCTACACCGGCATCAAGACCAACCTGCTGTTCTTCACCAAGGGCGAGCCAACCGGAGAAATCTGGTACTACGAGCACCCCTACCCGCAAGGCTACAAGTCCTACTCCAAAACCAAGCCCATGCGCATCGAGGAGTTCGAACCGGAGAAGGCCTGGTGGACGGACCGCAAGGAAACCGAACAGGCCTGGCGCGTCGGCATCGACGCCATCAAGGCCAACAACTACAACCTCGACATCAAAAACCCCAACAAGCCAGACGACGGCCCCGGCGACCCCGACCAACTGCTGGCCGACTATAATCAGCATCAGCGACAGATCGCCGAGCTACAGGAACAGCTCAAACAGCAACTGCATCAAGCGCTGGGAGA
This is a stretch of genomic DNA from gamma proteobacterium SS-5. It encodes these proteins:
- a CDS encoding type II toxin-antitoxin system VapB family antitoxin; its protein translation is MTQQTHQNTTRTNIVLNTELVQTALRMTGLKTRRELVDYALRELVRHQQQMKLLELKGKVNWEGDLDTMRISQTPEDWA
- a CDS encoding PIN domain nuclease, translating into MILVDSSVWIDFFRGQDAPHVQQLEQAIRNRRDLAICGIILTETLQGIRNDTRYRQVKDHFSSLILLPMEQPVFIGAADIYRTLRKQGQTIRKTNDCIIAATAIHYRSQLLHNDRDFVVLSRHTPLELLQA
- a CDS encoding type I restriction enzyme HsdR N-terminal domain-containing protein; its protein translation is MYKKKLSETDIRTKFITPAIIKAGWDVHTQIREEVALTSGKILVRGQKHKRGAPKFADYILYYKPNIPIAVIEAKDNSHALGDGMQQALNYSQMHGDLPFVFSSNGDGFLFHDRTQTQGQIETELSLDQFPSPDDLWQGYCTHHGLTEPACSGRLCRKGSARTLIPSISSATSPTASPR
- a CDS encoding DUF1738 domain-containing protein codes for the protein MHTDWPRPWSGTQGAPSNFLTGANYRGVNTLLLGLAAHQQGYDRPLWATFKQWRLKGATVRRGEHGTLGIFYKPETFRDENTGKDVTIPILKHFFLFNLAQVEGIEVEPLTPLSRVERNQQVDRFIQGTGAVIHEQGHRAYYSPSTDHIWMPPIHAFTDQQAFYSTLFHELGHWTGHADRLDRKDGMDSRFGDQAYAMEELVAELASCFLSIQLQVSHEPRADHAQYLNHWLQVLKDDSKAFSSAASKAQVAADYLLVVKTRSLMAA